From Acidovorax sp. FHTAMBA, one genomic window encodes:
- a CDS encoding YbaB/EbfC family nucleoid-associated protein has product MFNKGQLAGLMKQAQAMQDNLKKAQDELAFIEVEGESGAGLVKVVMTCKHDVKRITIDPSLLAEDKDMLEDLVAAAFNAAVRKAEETSAEKMGKLTQGMPGLPGGMKFPF; this is encoded by the coding sequence ATGTTCAACAAAGGACAACTTGCTGGCCTCATGAAGCAGGCCCAGGCGATGCAGGACAACCTCAAGAAGGCCCAGGACGAACTGGCCTTCATCGAAGTGGAGGGTGAATCGGGCGCGGGCCTGGTGAAGGTGGTGATGACCTGCAAACACGACGTCAAGCGCATCACCATCGACCCGAGCCTGCTGGCCGAAGACAAGGACATGCTGGAAGATCTGGTTGCGGCGGCGTTCAATGCTGCGGTGCGCAAGGCGGAAGAGACTTCGGCGGAGAAGATGGGCAAGCTGACCCAAGGCATGCCAGGCCTCCCCGGCGGCATGAAATTCCCTTTCTAA
- the gloB gene encoding hydroxyacylglutathione hydrolase, producing the protein MNLLPLPAFTDNYIWMLHDGRQAIVVDPGDSAPVLQALQHLGVQLKAILVTHHHADHVGGVDALRSATGAVVYGPAREKIPEPLHRLAHGDAVETMGLRFAVIDVPGHTAGHIAYYCPDIDGEPLLFCGDTLFSGGCGRLFEGTPAQMLDSLDALAALPGNTRVCCTHEYTLSNLKFARAVEPGNAALLHYSSHCEALRSKDQPTLPSRMALERDINPFLRVRQPAVALAAHSHDAQVNKDDAVAVLAALRQWKNEFR; encoded by the coding sequence ATGAACTTGCTGCCGCTACCCGCCTTTACCGACAACTACATCTGGATGCTGCACGACGGCCGCCAGGCGATCGTTGTGGACCCGGGAGATTCCGCGCCTGTGCTGCAGGCCCTGCAGCACCTTGGCGTGCAGTTGAAGGCCATTCTAGTCACGCACCACCATGCCGATCATGTCGGCGGTGTGGATGCCCTGCGCAGCGCCACCGGCGCCGTGGTCTACGGCCCCGCACGCGAAAAAATCCCCGAGCCGCTGCACCGCTTGGCGCACGGTGATGCCGTGGAAACCATGGGACTTCGGTTCGCAGTCATTGATGTGCCTGGCCATACCGCTGGCCACATTGCCTACTACTGCCCCGACATCGACGGGGAGCCTCTGCTGTTCTGCGGCGACACGCTTTTTTCGGGGGGCTGTGGTCGGCTTTTTGAAGGCACCCCTGCCCAGATGCTGGACTCCCTGGACGCGCTGGCCGCTTTGCCCGGCAACACGCGGGTATGCTGCACCCACGAGTACACGCTCTCCAACCTGAAATTTGCGCGGGCGGTGGAACCCGGCAATGCGGCATTGCTCCACTACAGCAGCCATTGCGAGGCACTGCGGTCCAAAGACCAGCCCACGCTGCCCTCGCGCATGGCGCTCGAGCGTGACATCAACCCCTTCCTGCGCGTGCGTCAGCCTGCGGTGGCCCTTGCCGCCCACAGCCACGACGCGCAGGTGAACAAAGACGATGCCGTGGCGGTACTGGCCGCCCTGCGTCAATGGAAAAACGAGTTCCGATGA
- the dnaX gene encoding DNA polymerase III subunit gamma/tau — MSYLVLARKYRPRNFTEMVGQEHVVQALTNALNTQRLHHAYLFTGTRGVGKTTVSRILAKSLNCQGPDGQGGITATPCGVCSACTDIDSGRFPDYTELDAASNRGVDEVQSLLEQAVYKPVQGRFKVFMIDEVHMLTNTAFNAMLKTLEEPPEYLKFVLATTDPQKVPVTVLSRCLQFNLRPMAPETVLSHLTQVLASENVSSEPQALRLLSRAARGSMRDALSLTDQAIAFGSGQLQEAAVRQMLGAVDRSYVFRLIGALAEGDGKTVVETSDMLRLNGLSAASTLEEMSAVLQRMAVFQAVPQMAGAVDADDPEAAETARLAALMPADETQLLYSLCLHGRGELGLAPDEYAALTMVLLRLLAFKPVSGVGGVGESAEKKTLTRAEAASSSPAVAVSAALAAAAVAVPAPVARMAPTPAPAPQVPPAVPPAAPAAGASPALPPEISAEPGESVDSSEPPPWPGSEEPGAASPANSAATALPVRTPERFGQNQRPAQPQQAQGAPEYVAIPVRESPEPGERLQPLPLSAPTPVSARYTPTEEGDVWHATVQQMVAAESITALVRELALQSQLVARDGGHWLLRVERESLNQPTARERLRAALEAAGHATQISVEVGHVIDSPARRNAAAAAERQRRAEEIVNNDPYVQSLVRDLGARIVPGSIKPA; from the coding sequence ATGTCCTACCTCGTGCTCGCCCGCAAGTACCGCCCCCGCAATTTCACCGAAATGGTGGGGCAGGAGCATGTGGTGCAGGCCCTCACCAATGCGCTCAACACACAGCGCCTGCACCATGCCTACCTGTTCACAGGCACGCGGGGTGTGGGCAAGACGACGGTGTCGCGCATTCTGGCCAAATCGCTCAACTGCCAGGGGCCCGACGGTCAGGGCGGCATCACCGCCACACCCTGCGGCGTGTGCTCGGCGTGCACGGACATCGATAGTGGCCGCTTTCCCGATTACACCGAGCTCGATGCCGCATCCAATCGGGGTGTGGACGAAGTGCAGAGCCTGCTGGAGCAGGCGGTCTACAAGCCAGTGCAGGGCCGCTTCAAGGTCTTCATGATTGACGAAGTGCACATGCTCACGAACACGGCGTTCAACGCCATGCTCAAGACGCTGGAAGAGCCTCCCGAGTACCTCAAGTTTGTGCTGGCCACAACCGACCCGCAGAAGGTGCCGGTGACCGTGCTGAGCCGCTGTCTGCAGTTCAACCTGCGCCCGATGGCGCCCGAAACCGTGCTCTCGCACCTCACGCAGGTGCTGGCATCGGAAAACGTATCGTCCGAGCCCCAGGCGCTGCGCCTGCTCTCGCGCGCTGCGCGGGGCTCCATGCGCGATGCGCTGTCGCTCACCGACCAGGCCATCGCTTTTGGCAGCGGCCAGTTGCAGGAAGCCGCCGTGCGCCAGATGCTGGGCGCGGTGGACCGCTCCTATGTGTTCCGCCTCATCGGCGCGTTGGCCGAGGGCGACGGCAAGACCGTGGTGGAAACTTCGGACATGCTGCGTCTCAATGGCCTGTCGGCCGCCTCCACGCTCGAAGAAATGAGCGCCGTGCTGCAGCGCATGGCGGTGTTCCAGGCCGTGCCCCAGATGGCAGGCGCCGTGGATGCCGACGACCCCGAGGCCGCAGAAACGGCCCGCCTGGCCGCGCTGATGCCTGCTGACGAAACCCAGCTGCTCTACAGCCTGTGCCTGCACGGGCGCGGTGAACTGGGCCTGGCGCCCGATGAGTACGCGGCACTGACCATGGTGCTGCTGCGCTTGCTGGCGTTCAAGCCTGTAAGCGGTGTTGGCGGCGTTGGCGAATCGGCTGAAAAAAAAACTCTGACGCGGGCTGAAGCGGCGTCTTCCAGCCCAGCAGTTGCGGTTTCTGCCGCTCTCGCAGCGGCTGCCGTGGCGGTGCCAGCCCCCGTGGCGCGAATGGCGCCGACGCCCGCGCCTGCTCCCCAGGTGCCACCAGCGGTGCCTCCCGCAGCGCCTGCAGCAGGTGCTTCGCCAGCATTGCCCCCGGAGATTTCTGCAGAACCCGGCGAATCCGTGGACTCTTCGGAACCACCACCCTGGCCAGGTTCTGAAGAGCCGGGTGCCGCATCACCTGCAAACTCCGCCGCCACGGCACTGCCGGTGCGTACGCCCGAGAGATTTGGACAAAATCAGCGTCCAGCGCAACCTCAGCAAGCGCAAGGCGCTCCTGAATATGTAGCAATCCCGGTGCGTGAATCGCCCGAACCAGGGGAGCGTCTGCAACCGTTGCCGCTTTCTGCGCCCACGCCTGTCTCGGCGCGCTACACGCCCACCGAGGAGGGCGATGTCTGGCATGCCACTGTGCAGCAGATGGTGGCGGCAGAATCGATTACCGCCCTGGTGCGCGAGCTGGCCCTGCAATCGCAGCTGGTGGCGCGCGACGGTGGCCACTGGCTGTTGCGCGTGGAGCGTGAGTCGCTGAACCAGCCTACTGCACGCGAGCGCCTGCGCGCCGCGCTGGAGGCTGCGGGCCACGCCACCCAGATCAGTGTGGAGGTGGGCCACGTCATTGACAGCCCCGCCCGCCGCAATGCCGCTGCCGCTGCCGAGCGCCAGCGCCGTGCTGAGGAGATTGTGAACAACGACCCCTATGTGCAGTCGCTGGTGCGCGACCTTGGCGCGAGAATCGTGCCGGGCAGCATCAAGCCTGCGTGA
- the rnhA gene encoding ribonuclease HI → MNQVEIYTDGACKGNPGPGGWGAWLRSGSTEKELFGGELGTTNNRMELMAVIEALSALKRPCAVTLYLDSEYVRKGITEWIHGWKAKGWRTASRQPVKNVELWQRLDALVSTGGHRIEWRWVKGHSGDPGNERADALANRGVEKAQGRA, encoded by the coding sequence TTGAACCAGGTAGAGATATATACAGATGGCGCCTGCAAAGGCAACCCCGGTCCTGGCGGTTGGGGCGCTTGGTTGCGCTCCGGGTCGACGGAGAAAGAGCTGTTTGGCGGCGAGCTGGGCACCACCAACAACCGCATGGAGCTGATGGCCGTGATCGAAGCGCTGTCAGCGCTGAAGCGGCCTTGCGCGGTGACGCTGTACCTTGACAGCGAGTACGTGCGCAAGGGCATCACCGAGTGGATTCACGGCTGGAAGGCCAAGGGCTGGCGCACGGCCTCGCGGCAGCCGGTCAAGAACGTGGAGCTGTGGCAGCGGCTGGACGCGCTGGTCAGCACGGGTGGCCATCGCATTGAATGGCGATGGGTTAAAGGACATTCCGGCGATCCTGGCAACGAGCGCGCCGATGCCTTGGCCAACCGGGGGGTTGAAAAGGCCCAGGGGCGCGCGTAG
- the recR gene encoding recombination mediator RecR — translation MSTTNSLDVLIQALRRLPGVGVKSAQRMAFHLLQHDREGALALSRALSEAVDTVHHCARCHTFTEAEVCSTCLDPERDATRLCVVETPADQAALERTGAFKGLYFVLMGRLSPLDGIGPKEIGIQKLMDRATDGTVQEVILATNFNAEGEATAHVVSEALRSRGVHVTRLARGVPVGSELEYVDLGTIAHALVDRR, via the coding sequence ATGTCCACCACCAACTCCCTCGACGTTCTGATCCAGGCGCTGCGCCGCTTGCCGGGGGTGGGGGTGAAGTCTGCGCAGCGCATGGCGTTTCATCTGCTGCAGCATGACCGCGAAGGGGCGCTGGCCCTGTCGCGGGCGCTCTCGGAGGCGGTGGACACGGTGCACCACTGTGCGCGGTGCCACACGTTCACCGAGGCCGAGGTGTGCAGCACCTGTCTCGATCCTGAGCGCGATGCCACGCGGCTGTGTGTGGTGGAGACGCCGGCCGACCAGGCGGCGCTGGAGCGTACGGGCGCGTTCAAGGGTCTGTACTTCGTGCTGATGGGCCGCTTGAGCCCGCTCGATGGCATCGGGCCCAAGGAAATCGGGATCCAGAAGCTCATGGACCGCGCCACGGACGGTACGGTGCAGGAGGTCATTCTGGCCACCAATTTCAATGCTGAAGGCGAGGCCACGGCCCATGTAGTCAGCGAGGCTCTCAGGAGCCGGGGGGTGCATGTCACCCGGCTGGCGCGCGGTGTGCCCGTGGGCAGCGAGCTCGAGTACGTGGACCTGGGCACGATTGCGCATGCGCTGGTGGACCGGCGGTAG
- a CDS encoding transglycosylase SLT domain-containing protein, with amino-acid sequence MKILHIACLACTLWLTGCATTGPSQDSAAGTTPASPTGTPAAAPHTPVIPNGPLRPITAAQAASGEVASLSTPADLWDRIRRGFAMPDLQHELVQDREQWYATRPDYMQRMTERSSKYLFHIVEELERRGMPTELALLPYIESAFNPQAVSHAKAAGMWQFMPATGSYFDLKQNAFRDDRRDVLASTRAALDYLQKLHGMFGDWHLALAAYNWGEGSVGRAIARNQKQGLGTSYTDLSMPAETRMYVPKLQAVKNIVANPEAFRTELPLIENHPYFQTVDITHDIDVALVATLAGIRQEDFRALNPSFHRPVILAAGTPQILLPWDNAKVFQRNLEARREGQYASWTVWSVPSTMTVAEAAQRAGMSEHDLRSVNNIPPRMLIKAGSALMVPRSSAVRQDVSPQLADNGQIAFAPEIVTRRTTVRARKGETVASIARRYKLSAASVADWNDVRANAAFKLGQEVVMYLPVRQATQARGTVARAAPAKRSAPPARRGGTPSKKRR; translated from the coding sequence ATGAAAATTCTGCACATCGCCTGCCTGGCCTGCACGCTCTGGCTCACAGGCTGCGCCACCACCGGGCCCTCGCAGGACAGCGCGGCGGGTACCACCCCCGCCTCCCCCACCGGCACGCCGGCCGCAGCGCCACATACCCCTGTCATCCCCAACGGCCCGCTCCGGCCCATCACGGCTGCGCAGGCTGCCAGCGGCGAAGTGGCGTCGCTCTCCACCCCTGCCGACCTCTGGGACCGTATCCGGCGCGGCTTTGCGATGCCGGACCTGCAGCACGAGCTGGTGCAGGACCGCGAGCAGTGGTACGCCACACGCCCCGACTACATGCAACGCATGACCGAGCGCTCCAGCAAATACCTGTTCCACATCGTCGAAGAACTGGAGCGGCGCGGCATGCCCACCGAGCTGGCGCTGCTGCCCTACATCGAAAGCGCGTTCAACCCGCAGGCCGTGTCCCACGCCAAGGCTGCGGGCATGTGGCAGTTCATGCCCGCCACGGGCAGTTATTTCGACCTCAAGCAGAACGCGTTCCGCGACGACCGCCGCGACGTTCTGGCATCCACCCGCGCAGCGCTCGACTACCTGCAAAAGCTCCATGGCATGTTTGGCGATTGGCACCTGGCGCTGGCCGCCTACAACTGGGGCGAAGGCAGTGTGGGCCGGGCCATTGCCCGCAACCAGAAGCAGGGGCTGGGCACCAGCTACACGGACCTGAGCATGCCGGCCGAGACGCGCATGTATGTGCCCAAGCTGCAGGCCGTCAAGAACATTGTGGCCAACCCCGAAGCCTTTCGCACCGAGCTGCCGCTGATCGAGAACCACCCCTACTTCCAGACGGTGGACATCACCCACGACATTGATGTGGCCCTGGTGGCCACGCTGGCAGGCATACGCCAGGAAGATTTCCGCGCCCTGAACCCTTCCTTCCACCGGCCGGTCATTCTGGCTGCCGGCACGCCGCAGATCCTGCTGCCCTGGGACAATGCCAAGGTGTTCCAGCGCAATCTGGAGGCGCGCAGGGAAGGCCAGTACGCCAGCTGGACGGTGTGGTCGGTGCCCTCCACCATGACGGTGGCCGAGGCCGCGCAGCGGGCAGGCATGAGCGAGCACGATCTTCGCAGCGTCAACAACATCCCGCCGCGCATGCTGATCAAGGCGGGCTCCGCACTCATGGTGCCGCGCTCTTCCGCCGTGCGCCAGGATGTGTCGCCGCAGCTGGCGGACAACGGGCAGATCGCATTTGCGCCCGAGATCGTCACCCGGCGCACCACGGTGCGGGCCCGCAAGGGCGAAACCGTTGCCAGCATTGCACGCCGTTACAAGCTCAGCGCTGCCAGCGTGGCCGACTGGAACGATGTGCGCGCCAACGCAGCGTTCAAACTGGGGCAGGAGGTGGTGATGTACCTGCCGGTACGCCAGGCCACCCAGGCGCGCGGAACGGTTGCGCGCGCCGCACCGGCCAAGCGTTCAGCACCACCTGCGCGTCGCGGTGGCACGCCCTCAAAAAAGCGCCGCTGA
- a CDS encoding ABC transporter substrate-binding protein: MNRSPLTRRAFGALSALSAAAVCLPAVVRAAQPEVPALGAVTIAVGGQGVLYHLPLALADQLGYFRAEGLDVRVRDFSAGAMALQAVQEGTADVCAGAFEHTLRQQVRGQAYRSLVLLGRAPQLALGVSLRALPSYKDLSDLRGRRIGVSSVGSSTHLAATLLLARAGMGQGDVAYVGVGSGVAAMNALRAGQVHALCHADPLMTLLEQKADTRIAGDMRSLKTAQDMLGGAMPAGCIYAPQAFVHKQPAQAQALANGIVHALKWLQTAAPADLVKAVPPAYLMGDRGLYLAAFGRVRETYSTNGMMPDDGAATALRALSRAHPELGDARVDLSRTYTNDFVRKARQKFNV; encoded by the coding sequence ATGAACCGATCTCCGCTGACCCGTCGCGCCTTTGGTGCCCTTTCCGCCCTGTCGGCGGCAGCGGTGTGCCTGCCCGCCGTGGTGCGCGCGGCACAACCCGAAGTCCCGGCGCTGGGCGCGGTGACCATTGCAGTGGGTGGCCAGGGGGTGCTGTACCACCTCCCTCTGGCACTGGCTGACCAGCTGGGTTACTTCCGGGCAGAGGGCCTGGACGTGCGGGTGCGCGATTTCTCTGCCGGGGCGATGGCGCTGCAGGCCGTACAAGAGGGCACGGCCGATGTCTGTGCCGGGGCGTTCGAGCACACCCTCCGCCAGCAGGTGCGCGGCCAGGCCTATCGTTCGCTGGTGCTGCTCGGGCGTGCCCCGCAGCTGGCGTTGGGGGTGTCGCTCCGCGCGCTGCCGTCTTACAAGGATTTGTCTGATCTGCGCGGGAGGCGCATTGGCGTGTCTTCGGTCGGCTCATCCACGCACCTGGCGGCCACGCTGCTGCTGGCGCGTGCCGGCATGGGCCAGGGCGACGTGGCGTATGTGGGTGTGGGTTCGGGCGTGGCTGCCATGAACGCGCTGCGCGCAGGCCAGGTCCATGCGCTGTGCCACGCAGATCCGCTCATGACGCTGCTGGAGCAAAAGGCCGACACCCGCATTGCAGGCGACATGCGGTCGCTCAAGACCGCGCAGGACATGTTGGGTGGCGCCATGCCGGCTGGCTGCATCTATGCACCACAGGCCTTTGTGCACAAGCAGCCCGCCCAGGCCCAGGCATTGGCGAACGGTATCGTGCATGCCCTCAAGTGGCTGCAAACGGCTGCCCCTGCGGACCTTGTGAAAGCGGTGCCGCCGGCCTACCTCATGGGCGACCGTGGCCTGTATCTGGCAGCTTTTGGGCGGGTGCGTGAAACCTATTCGACCAACGGCATGATGCCCGATGATGGTGCGGCCACCGCGTTGCGCGCGCTGTCAAGGGCGCACCCCGAACTCGGGGACGCCAGGGTGGACCTGTCGCGCACCTATACCAACGATTTCGTCCGCAAGGCGCGCCAGAAATTCAATGTCTGA
- a CDS encoding efflux RND transporter periplasmic adaptor subunit, which produces MASKNKYIVFAVIGIAAASGVAWWLQRPEQRTEAAAAGNAPANGAARAGGAGRPVAVEAVAVRQMALRDDAEAVGSLRSRQSVVLRPEVSGRITALNFRDGERVRRGQVLVQFDDQLPRAQVQQSQAELSIAQANHKRNEELVAQGFISQRSVDESAANLQVARAKLSLAQATASRLKIVAPFDGIAGIRGVNVGDYLKDGADIVNVEDLDAVYVDFRLPERLQGKVRTGQSAQVAFDALPGVRYSAVVQAINPQIDADGRSVAVRGCIDNRRLQLRPGMFARVTAVFSERSDARVIPEEAIVPDGASPYVLKIVDGKEPGTRITQRTPVTLGTRVPGLVEVVEGLAVGDLVVTAGQQRVQRDGTAVRVVELGSPAPQGAASSAPNGAASVPDVPAPLGRSKVASAPASSVAEIAPLPGPNPCGPAGKAPASQRQPA; this is translated from the coding sequence ATGGCGTCCAAGAACAAATACATCGTTTTCGCGGTCATCGGCATCGCTGCCGCTTCTGGTGTCGCGTGGTGGCTCCAACGGCCTGAGCAGCGCACCGAGGCGGCCGCCGCAGGCAATGCGCCCGCAAATGGTGCGGCCAGGGCGGGTGGGGCGGGCCGCCCCGTGGCGGTGGAGGCCGTGGCCGTGCGCCAGATGGCCCTGCGCGATGATGCCGAGGCCGTGGGCAGCCTGCGGTCGCGCCAGAGTGTGGTTTTGCGCCCCGAGGTGAGTGGGCGCATCACGGCGCTGAACTTCCGCGATGGCGAGCGTGTGCGGCGCGGCCAGGTGCTGGTGCAGTTTGACGACCAGTTGCCCCGCGCGCAGGTCCAGCAAAGCCAGGCCGAACTGTCCATTGCCCAGGCCAACCACAAGCGCAATGAGGAGCTGGTGGCCCAGGGCTTCATCAGCCAGCGTTCGGTGGATGAAAGTGCCGCCAACCTGCAGGTGGCGCGTGCCAAGCTGTCGCTCGCGCAGGCTACCGCCTCGCGCCTGAAGATCGTGGCGCCGTTTGATGGCATTGCCGGCATCAGGGGCGTGAACGTGGGCGACTACCTCAAGGACGGCGCGGACATCGTCAATGTCGAAGACCTGGACGCGGTGTACGTCGATTTCCGCCTGCCCGAGCGGCTGCAGGGCAAGGTCCGCACCGGCCAGAGCGCCCAAGTGGCTTTTGACGCCTTGCCCGGCGTGCGCTACAGCGCCGTGGTGCAGGCCATCAACCCCCAGATCGATGCCGACGGCCGTTCCGTGGCGGTGCGCGGTTGCATTGACAACCGGCGCCTGCAGCTGCGCCCTGGCATGTTCGCGCGCGTCACGGCGGTGTTTTCAGAGCGCAGTGATGCCCGCGTGATTCCTGAAGAGGCCATCGTGCCGGATGGCGCCAGCCCTTACGTGCTCAAGATCGTCGATGGCAAAGAGCCCGGCACGCGCATCACACAGCGCACGCCGGTCACGCTGGGCACCCGGGTTCCTGGGCTGGTGGAAGTGGTGGAAGGCCTGGCTGTAGGTGACTTGGTGGTGACTGCGGGGCAGCAACGTGTGCAGCGGGATGGCACGGCTGTGCGGGTGGTGGAGCTGGGCAGCCCGGCCCCGCAAGGCGCTGCCTCCAGCGCCCCCAATGGCGCGGCATCGGTGCCCGACGTGCCTGCGCCCCTCGGGCGTAGCAAGGTGGCCTCGGCGCCGGCATCGTCCGTGGCCGAGATCGCACCGCTGCCGGGCCCCAATCCGTGCGGTCCGGCCGGCAAGGCGCCGGCATCGCAGCGCCAGCCAGCATGA
- a CDS encoding methyltransferase domain-containing protein — MSDQIIGLHHWFDSPPGRYLLAWEQARFDEAVADIFGYHSLQLGMPLLDGLRANRMPHQWLGLGQEAVHGSIACVENGAGDDALQRRPVNLLAEPVALPFAAASLDLLVLPHTLELSIDPHAALREVERVLVPEGRVVISGLNPTSLWGLRQWRARMVQRVSGGKGTLYLPDVGEFIGYRRLRDWLRLLSFEVESARFGCYRPAVRSTQWLERFDFMDPWGERWWPILGAAYFLVAVKRVHGMRLLEPAWRSGRQRSAATVPVANRVAPAQISRAATGTDKIDRT; from the coding sequence ATGAGCGATCAAATTATAGGTTTGCACCACTGGTTCGACTCCCCGCCGGGCCGCTACCTGCTCGCCTGGGAGCAGGCGCGTTTCGATGAAGCGGTGGCGGATATCTTTGGCTACCACAGCCTGCAGCTTGGAATGCCGCTGCTCGATGGCCTGCGGGCCAACCGCATGCCCCACCAATGGCTGGGCCTGGGGCAGGAGGCAGTGCACGGTTCCATCGCCTGTGTGGAGAACGGGGCTGGCGATGACGCCCTGCAGCGCCGCCCGGTGAATCTGCTGGCAGAGCCCGTGGCCCTGCCGTTCGCTGCAGCGAGCCTGGACCTGCTTGTACTGCCCCATACCCTGGAGCTGAGCATCGACCCCCACGCGGCCCTGCGCGAAGTGGAGCGCGTGCTGGTGCCCGAGGGCCGGGTCGTCATCAGCGGCCTGAATCCCACCAGCCTCTGGGGGCTGCGCCAGTGGCGTGCGCGCATGGTCCAGCGCGTGAGCGGGGGCAAGGGAACCTTGTACCTGCCGGACGTGGGCGAGTTCATTGGTTACCGGCGCCTGCGAGACTGGCTCAGGCTTTTGAGTTTCGAGGTCGAATCGGCCCGGTTTGGCTGCTATCGTCCCGCGGTGCGCAGCACCCAGTGGCTGGAACGTTTTGACTTCATGGACCCATGGGGCGAGCGCTGGTGGCCTATTCTGGGAGCCGCATATTTTCTGGTGGCAGTGAAACGGGTGCACGGCATGCGGCTGCTGGAGCCTGCATGGCGGTCGGGCCGGCAGCGGTCTGCGGCGACGGTGCCCGTAGCCAACCGCGTGGCTCCTGCGCAGATTTCCAGGGCGGCCACAGGTACTGACAAAATAGATAGGACATAG
- a CDS encoding MAPEG family protein, with the protein MNTTMHVARFTVAYWCVLIAALLPIGCAWLAKSGSFGKSLKDGGYDNHDPRAWMARQADWRARANAAQANSFEALPFFIGAVIIAHLLGAGQTLLDMLALLYVMLRIFYILMYVSDMPTVRSAVWAAAFLVNIAILFLGYR; encoded by the coding sequence ATGAATACCACCATGCATGTCGCACGGTTCACAGTGGCTTACTGGTGCGTGCTGATCGCGGCCCTTTTGCCCATCGGTTGCGCCTGGCTGGCCAAGAGCGGCAGCTTTGGCAAGTCGCTCAAGGACGGCGGGTACGACAACCATGATCCCCGCGCATGGATGGCGCGGCAGGCCGACTGGCGCGCCCGTGCCAATGCCGCGCAGGCCAACAGTTTCGAGGCTTTGCCGTTTTTCATCGGTGCGGTCATCATTGCGCACCTGCTGGGTGCAGGGCAGACGCTGCTGGACATGCTGGCGCTGCTGTACGTGATGCTTCGCATCTTCTACATCCTGATGTATGTCTCCGACATGCCGACCGTGCGCAGCGCGGTGTGGGCCGCGGCGTTTCTGGTCAACATCGCCATCCTGTTTCTGGGATACCGGTGA
- a CDS encoding DUF3096 domain-containing protein, protein MTFTLSIGPLVSLIAGILILVMPRLLSTIVALYLIIMGILGLLGMHSLKF, encoded by the coding sequence ATGACCTTCACCCTCAGCATCGGCCCGCTGGTATCCCTGATCGCCGGCATTCTGATTCTTGTGATGCCCCGCCTGCTCAGCACCATTGTGGCGCTGTACCTCATCATCATGGGGATTCTGGGGTTGCTGGGCATGCACTCGCTCAAATTCTGA